In Spiroplasma chinense, a single window of DNA contains:
- the rpsU gene encoding 30S ribosomal protein S21, translated as MASVVVREGEPIEKALKRFQKVAASSKAEARKREYHLSKKEKRIYKQKQNKKFG; from the coding sequence ATGGCAAGTGTTGTTGTACGCGAAGGTGAACCAATTGAAAAAGCATTAAAACGCTTTCAAAAAGTTGCAGCGTCTTCTAAAGCAGAAGCTAGAAAACGCGAGTATCACTTAAGTAAAAAAGAAAAACGTATTTACAAACAAAAACAAAACAAAAAATTTGGATAA
- the ruvB gene encoding Holliday junction branch migration DNA helicase RuvB, whose product MKLKINENRPKNFEEFVGQSNIVENLKVYIHSAKVRKQRLDHMLFNGNSGLGKTSLAYLIANEIKSNILVLNGTSLQRASDIISPLTSLKDGDILFIDEIHAMSKEVFEVLYPVLEDNSLNVIVGKEYNSKVVNINLANFTFIGATTEINKLSEPFINRFPINFLFQSYTNNEIAKILKLNSIKMNIDLKDEVIEFLSTHCKNNPRISINILKRIYDYIIFNNPLVIDIDYIKRVLVTLNIFQFGLNKRDIEYLKLLKDNNFIGIETLKQMLNVSISVILNHIEPTLLNEKLILKTLKGRTLTKKGLEYLSQLTI is encoded by the coding sequence ATGAAATTAAAAATTAACGAAAATAGACCTAAAAATTTTGAAGAATTTGTTGGTCAATCAAATATAGTTGAAAATTTAAAAGTTTATATTCATTCTGCAAAGGTTCGTAAACAAAGATTAGATCACATGTTATTTAATGGAAATAGTGGTCTTGGAAAAACAAGTCTAGCTTATTTAATAGCTAATGAAATTAAATCAAATATTTTAGTATTAAATGGCACTTCACTACAAAGAGCAAGTGACATCATTTCACCTTTAACTAGTTTAAAAGATGGAGATATTCTTTTTATTGATGAAATACATGCAATGTCAAAAGAAGTATTCGAAGTTCTCTATCCAGTGTTAGAAGACAATAGTTTAAATGTAATTGTTGGAAAAGAATATAACTCAAAAGTTGTAAATATTAATTTAGCTAATTTTACTTTTATTGGAGCTACAACTGAAATAAATAAACTTAGTGAACCGTTTATAAATAGATTTCCTATCAACTTTTTATTTCAAAGTTATACAAATAACGAAATAGCTAAAATATTAAAATTAAATTCTATAAAAATGAATATAGATTTAAAAGACGAAGTAATAGAATTTCTTTCAACACATTGTAAAAACAATCCAAGAATAAGTATAAATATTTTAAAAAGAATTTATGACTATATTATTTTTAACAATCCTTTGGTTATTGACATTGATTATATTAAGAGGGTATTGGTAACTTTAAATATATTTCAATTTGGATTAAACAAAAGAGATATTGAATATTTAAAGTTATTAAAAGATAACAATTTTATTGGTATAGAAACTTTGAAACAAATGCTTAATGTTTCTATTTCTGTAATTCTAAATCATATTGAACCAACCTTATTAAATGAAAAATTGATTTTAAAAACTTTAAAAGGTAGAACTTTAACTAAAAAAGGACTTGAATATCTATCTCAATTAACCATTTAA
- a CDS encoding LD-carboxypeptidase: MKLGLFHPSEFLKDNKKEYREAVEFFKQKGFNVIEPDEKSKKYTTNVALAFEFNKMIKRNPEVILPTYCLENTNSILELIDYKGIRKTKTTFFGNSYVTTILNAIVSKTNNSVFYGPNLIRQFSSPERETTYIDLVDNLTNSIIEKGEFDDDNKLINDWKFEGTGTVKGILFGGEIESLIKMWDSQYMPKLNSNNVVFIDGIPDDIYEVESILTFLQHKQVFSKPKAIIFAKALIDNELLKEKVAEKLDKKSKVKFVYGVDGMFSDEVTILKLNAPITIDFENKKITQKNK; this comes from the coding sequence ATGAAACTTGGTTTATTTCATCCTTCTGAATTCTTAAAGGATAACAAAAAAGAATATAGAGAAGCTGTAGAATTTTTTAAACAAAAAGGTTTTAATGTAATTGAACCTGATGAAAAAAGTAAAAAATATACAACTAATGTTGCGTTAGCATTTGAATTTAATAAAATGATCAAAAGAAATCCAGAAGTTATTTTACCAACTTACTGTTTAGAAAATACAAATTCAATATTGGAATTAATTGACTATAAAGGTATAAGAAAAACTAAAACTACGTTCTTTGGAAACTCTTATGTAACAACAATTTTAAATGCAATAGTTTCAAAAACTAATAATAGTGTATTTTATGGTCCAAATCTTATTAGACAATTTAGTTCTCCTGAAAGAGAAACTACTTATATTGATTTAGTGGACAATTTAACAAATTCTATAATTGAAAAGGGTGAGTTTGACGATGACAATAAACTTATCAATGATTGAAAATTTGAAGGTACTGGAACTGTTAAAGGAATATTATTTGGTGGTGAAATTGAATCATTGATTAAAATGTGAGATTCTCAATACATGCCAAAACTAAATTCAAATAATGTTGTATTTATTGATGGCATTCCTGATGATATTTACGAAGTAGAATCTATTTTAACTTTTTTACAACACAAACAAGTTTTTTCAAAACCTAAAGCTATAATTTTTGCAAAAGCTTTAATTGATAATGAACTTTTAAAAGAAAAAGTTGCAGAAAAGTTAGATAAAAAATCTAAAGTTAAATTTGTATATGGAGTTGATGGAATGTTTAGTGATGAAGTTACAATACTTAAATTAAATGCACCAATAACAATTGATTTTGAGAATAAAAAGATAACTCAAAAAAATAAATAG
- a CDS encoding serine hydrolase domain-containing protein codes for MKFQNVMNWIQKTEEEKFFACTGIQISKNKELIFESYTGYRDIENQKPLEKNSLFRIYSLSKPISTLAFLIFARENSIDLNDQVKKYISSFENSTFLDGESIKKVENLTIFHLLTMQSGITYGIDEREFGNINGQKMIKLWKDFENKEFTLLDFVNELANIPFIFEPGTKWNYGLNLEVLSAIIEQNYEGGFKTFVNDKILKPLGMNDTSFYIHDKSRSVEISETKLTQKGRELSKHPTDNFLFQDNYSEQNCYLAGSCFVTTVEDYQKFANLLLDGKINDKKLVDYDLIEDMSKDQIFENKRDFYFAYNSDYSYGYGVRVRMENNKAPLSNVGEWGWDGVLGSLCIIDKESGVTVTLMHSTLPGSTRMIARQFIKSLYLDLEKF; via the coding sequence ATGAAATTTCAAAATGTAATGAATTGAATACAAAAAACTGAAGAAGAAAAGTTTTTTGCATGTACTGGAATACAAATATCGAAAAATAAAGAATTGATTTTTGAAAGCTATACTGGTTATAGAGATATTGAAAATCAAAAACCATTAGAAAAAAATAGTTTATTTAGAATTTATTCACTTTCAAAACCTATTTCAACTTTAGCTTTTTTAATTTTTGCTAGAGAAAATTCAATAGATTTAAATGATCAAGTAAAAAAATATATAAGTTCATTTGAAAACTCAACTTTTTTGGATGGAGAAAGTATAAAAAAAGTTGAAAATTTAACAATTTTCCATTTATTAACTATGCAAAGTGGAATAACATACGGAATTGATGAAAGAGAATTTGGAAATATTAATGGTCAAAAAATGATTAAACTTTGAAAAGATTTTGAAAATAAAGAATTTACTTTGTTGGATTTTGTAAATGAACTTGCAAATATTCCGTTCATTTTTGAACCAGGAACCAAATGAAATTATGGATTAAATTTAGAAGTTTTAAGTGCAATAATTGAACAAAATTATGAAGGTGGTTTTAAAACTTTTGTAAATGACAAAATTTTAAAACCATTAGGTATGAATGATACAAGTTTTTATATTCACGATAAATCTAGAAGTGTTGAAATTAGTGAAACTAAATTAACTCAAAAGGGGAGAGAACTTTCAAAACATCCAACAGATAACTTTTTATTTCAAGATAACTATAGTGAACAAAATTGTTATTTAGCAGGTTCTTGTTTTGTAACAACTGTTGAAGATTATCAAAAATTTGCCAATTTATTATTGGATGGCAAAATAAATGACAAAAAATTAGTGGATTACGATTTGATCGAAGATATGTCAAAAGACCAAATTTTTGAAAACAAAAGAGACTTTTATTTTGCGTATAACTCAGATTATTCTTATGGATATGGAGTAAGGGTGAGAATGGAAAACAATAAAGCACCATTAAGTAATGTTGGTGAGTGAGGGTGAGATGGTGTTTTAGGTTCACTTTGTATAATCGACAAAGAAAGTGGTGTTACTGTTACTTTAATGCATTCGACATTGCCTGGATCTACAAGAATGATTGCAAGACAATTTATTAAAAGTTTATATTTAGATTTAGAAAAATTTTAA
- a CDS encoding lipoprotein yields the protein MKKLLSIFTALSVTVSTASSVVACDNGNEKSNALTPSKKGKLGSLSGTKVHPGMDFIDLSTAFSKIIFSKYSYAGIWGATIEIQNTTDNTNDRLEKLAWNKEYKAIPFSVIGESYFEGEYVFNTKNLTLNDAFNEKIAPYALIGTTYSSSKNADLVEKLFGWKDKTVNVDDYFNVSWDGSEDPLVNYAIKDGSKVQVKALQDHEATGLKKDDSFEYTFKKIKISNLINDTNTYRSYIYETENMFKSSSSFPIDTLVYLNTNFKNFLTLENLSSKGEIQGGTIVKINTEGVEGIIEKENTSVKL from the coding sequence ATGAAAAAATTATTAAGTATTTTTACAGCATTATCAGTTACAGTTTCAACAGCATCAAGTGTAGTTGCTTGTGACAATGGTAATGAAAAATCAAATGCTCTTACACCTTCAAAAAAAGGTAAATTAGGGAGCTTAAGTGGAACCAAAGTTCATCCTGGAATGGATTTTATTGATTTATCAACAGCATTTAGTAAAATTATTTTTAGCAAATATTCTTATGCAGGAATTTGAGGAGCTACAATAGAAATTCAAAACACAACAGATAACACTAATGATAGATTAGAAAAACTTGCTTGAAATAAAGAATATAAAGCAATACCTTTTTCAGTAATTGGTGAAAGTTATTTTGAAGGTGAATACGTTTTTAACACAAAAAATTTAACTTTAAATGATGCATTTAACGAAAAAATAGCACCTTATGCTCTTATTGGTACAACTTATAGTTCTAGTAAGAATGCTGACCTAGTTGAAAAACTATTTGGTTGAAAAGATAAAACTGTAAATGTAGATGATTATTTCAACGTTAGTTGAGATGGTTCTGAAGATCCTTTAGTAAATTATGCCATTAAAGATGGATCAAAAGTACAAGTAAAAGCTTTACAAGATCATGAAGCTACAGGTCTTAAAAAAGATGATTCTTTTGAATATACATTCAAAAAAATAAAAATCTCAAACTTAATAAACGACACAAATACATATAGAAGTTATATTTATGAAACTGAAAATATGTTTAAAAGTTCATCTTCATTTCCAATTGATACATTAGTCTATTTAAACACTAATTTTAAAAACTTTTTAACTCTTGAAAATCTTAGTTCAAAAGGAGAAATTCAAGGTGGAACTATTGTAAAAATTAATACAGAAGGTGTTGAAGGAATAATTGAAAAAGAAAATACTTCAGTTAAGCTTTAA
- a CDS encoding amino acid permease, translated as MSSRAKSLTKLAIVFMSFVTIFGFRNIINNTQSFGLFAAILFLIGGAIYAIPMVLVTSEFGSIKKLENQESGMGSFCTFSLGQKQGFLASWASYFGNLFFFATIAPFTVMGFSFLFYGANGFDAIANSLYKNNGLSPDNAGRVATCVLALFSIMIFWAGTFVSKMGPKWLGKATTIGGMASLGLGVLFILIALCYTIPVKGTISWELIKAGFNPATDSSGNKQADWDWWSFLSSFPWLIFAYNGIETMSAFIKDTKGGAKGFKTASLIGMSIVICLMVVGVILVSLTIEKDTIDGWGIPNSYYYSYTRILGLENDSVAGKAVIRIVGLITGVSGLGSMFFWTAGPAKVFFSEVPEKALGKWLAKTDKNGMPTNALLVQGAIVTFILILVGVTTKGSLVDPTDPTSDVTTTGSFIERLFNSATTLAIIQMFFYFWAYVWFRLKKDDEEREYIFFKGKLKWIPITMCIITLVLLAISFFFGAIPSPQTWEAGWVDALIDFLIIFGGAVFFMGAGLFIWWFNMERPERSKGNNKKVEQKTKEAKTEKVNA; from the coding sequence ATGTCGTCAAGAGCAAAATCGTTAACGAAATTAGCAATAGTTTTTATGAGTTTTGTAACCATATTTGGTTTTAGAAACATTATAAATAATACACAATCATTTGGATTGTTTGCAGCCATCTTATTCTTAATTGGTGGGGCAATTTATGCAATACCTATGGTATTGGTAACTTCAGAATTTGGAAGTATTAAAAAATTAGAAAATCAAGAATCTGGAATGGGAAGTTTTTGTACTTTTTCATTAGGGCAAAAACAAGGATTCTTAGCAAGTTGAGCTAGTTACTTTGGTAACTTATTCTTCTTTGCAACAATTGCACCATTTACTGTAATGGGATTTAGTTTCCTATTTTACGGAGCAAATGGATTTGATGCAATAGCAAATTCACTTTATAAAAATAATGGATTAAGTCCAGATAATGCAGGAAGAGTTGCAACTTGTGTTCTAGCATTATTTTCAATTATGATTTTCTGAGCTGGAACATTTGTTTCAAAAATGGGCCCAAAATGACTTGGAAAAGCAACAACAATTGGTGGTATGGCAAGTTTAGGATTAGGAGTATTATTCATACTAATCGCATTATGTTATACAATTCCTGTAAAAGGAACTATATCATGAGAATTAATTAAAGCAGGATTTAATCCTGCAACAGATTCTTCAGGAAACAAACAAGCAGATTGAGATTGATGATCATTCTTATCATCATTCCCATGATTGATCTTTGCATACAATGGTATTGAAACTATGAGTGCATTTATTAAAGATACAAAAGGGGGAGCTAAAGGATTTAAAACAGCTTCACTTATTGGTATGAGTATTGTTATTTGTTTAATGGTTGTTGGAGTAATTTTAGTTTCATTAACAATCGAAAAAGATACAATTGATGGTTGAGGAATACCAAATTCTTACTACTACTCATATACAAGAATTTTAGGATTAGAAAATGATAGTGTTGCTGGAAAAGCAGTTATTAGAATAGTTGGTTTAATTACCGGTGTTAGTGGACTAGGTTCAATGTTCTTTTGAACAGCAGGACCTGCAAAAGTGTTCTTTTCAGAAGTACCTGAAAAAGCATTAGGAAAATGATTGGCAAAAACAGATAAAAATGGAATGCCAACAAACGCATTATTAGTTCAAGGAGCAATCGTTACTTTTATTTTAATTTTAGTTGGTGTTACAACTAAAGGAAGTTTAGTTGATCCAACAGACCCAACAAGTGATGTTACAACAACAGGAAGTTTTATTGAAAGATTATTTAACTCAGCTACAACTTTAGCTATTATCCAAATGTTCTTCTACTTCTGAGCATATGTTTGATTCAGATTAAAAAAAGATGATGAAGAAAGAGAGTATATATTCTTCAAAGGTAAACTAAAATGAATACCAATCACAATGTGTATTATAACTTTAGTGTTACTTGCAATTTCATTCTTCTTTGGAGCAATCCCAAGTCCGCAAACTTGAGAAGCAGGATGAGTTGATGCATTAATTGACTTCTTGATTATTTTTGGTGGTGCTGTATTCTTTATGGGTGCTGGTTTATTCATTTGATGATTCAACATGGAAAGACCTGAAAGATCAAAAGGAAATAATAAAAAAGTTGAACAAAAAACAAAAGAAGCTAAAACTGAAAAAGTTAATGCTTAA
- a CDS encoding NAD(P)-dependent malic enzyme: protein MKENALELHERLKGKIKVELKEDVTSYEELSIVYSPGVAQPCLEIAKNNSDIYKYTMKGNTVAIISNGTAVLGLGDIGADASLPVMEGKAVLVKKFAGVNAFPICIDEKDPKKLIEIIKSIGTSFGAINLEDIAAPDCFEIERTLQEEMNIPVFHDDQHGTSVIIIAGIINSARLLKKDISKLKITLCGTGAAGYNIAKTVHKLGVEQILAYNKFGVVNSSNKDKNDQSVNELLEKNIINDTDKSTLAEIMEGADVFVGLSAPNIVTSEMVSKMNKDPILFAMANPIPEITFEEISKVEYGVFGTGRSDYPNQVNNVLAFPGILKGLLETDVKVMDEEAKIVIGKAIANLVTDDELKKEFVLPNLFDNRVVDVIVNEMKKL from the coding sequence ATGAAAGAGAACGCATTAGAATTGCACGAAAGATTAAAAGGAAAAATAAAAGTAGAATTAAAAGAAGATGTAACAAGTTACGAGGAATTAAGTATAGTTTATTCACCAGGTGTAGCTCAACCTTGTTTGGAAATTGCAAAAAATAATTCTGACATTTATAAATATACTATGAAAGGAAATACTGTAGCTATTATTTCAAATGGTACTGCAGTATTGGGATTAGGAGATATTGGAGCTGATGCTTCATTACCAGTAATGGAAGGTAAAGCAGTTTTAGTAAAAAAATTTGCTGGAGTTAATGCTTTTCCAATCTGTATTGATGAAAAAGATCCTAAAAAATTAATAGAAATAATAAAATCAATTGGTACTTCATTTGGAGCAATTAACTTAGAAGATATTGCAGCTCCTGATTGTTTTGAAATTGAAAGAACATTACAAGAAGAGATGAATATCCCAGTGTTCCATGACGACCAACACGGAACTAGTGTAATTATTATTGCTGGAATTATTAATTCTGCAAGATTACTTAAAAAAGACATTAGTAAATTAAAAATTACTCTTTGTGGAACTGGAGCTGCAGGATATAACATTGCAAAAACAGTTCATAAACTTGGGGTTGAACAAATTCTTGCTTACAACAAATTTGGAGTTGTAAACTCAAGCAATAAAGATAAAAATGACCAATCTGTAAATGAATTATTAGAAAAAAATATAATCAATGATACTGATAAAAGTACATTAGCAGAAATTATGGAAGGTGCAGATGTTTTTGTAGGTTTATCTGCGCCAAACATTGTTACAAGTGAAATGGTTTCAAAAATGAATAAAGATCCAATTTTATTTGCAATGGCAAATCCAATTCCAGAAATTACATTTGAAGAAATAAGTAAAGTAGAATATGGTGTATTTGGAACTGGTAGAAGCGACTATCCAAATCAAGTTAATAACGTTTTAGCTTTCCCAGGAATTTTAAAAGGACTACTTGAAACAGATGTAAAAGTTATGGATGAAGAAGCTAAAATTGTAATTGGTAAAGCAATAGCAAATTTAGTAACAGATGATGAGTTGAAAAAAGAATTTGTTTTACCAAATCTTTTCGATAACAGAGTTGTTGATGTCATAGTAAATGAAATGAAAAAATTATAA
- a CDS encoding 5-deoxy-glucuronate isomerase, giving the protein MYIKSTSLIEKDGFTEYCNTKTNFMNLDVGLLKLSKGEKFEFKACGREKAFDLLEGEIEIKINNDINLKFERASLFHDKPSVLLADKTFNIEITCLSEKSELIVQATHNEKEFGYKVWNKDDLEISISGQDQALGTCTRKVIQFFDYESFPESNMVMGEVICSPGQWASWPPHRHYQPEMYLFKFNKPEGFGVSFVGDDAIKVMNNDATCIPGQLLHPTVCAPGYIMWYCWMIPNLPNKPWVERSFDERYEWTSTNDVEISKMR; this is encoded by the coding sequence ATGTATATAAAATCAACAAGTTTGATTGAGAAAGATGGTTTTACAGAATATTGTAATACCAAAACAAATTTTATGAATTTAGATGTAGGTTTACTAAAACTATCTAAAGGAGAAAAATTTGAATTCAAAGCATGTGGTAGAGAAAAAGCGTTCGACCTGCTTGAAGGAGAAATTGAAATCAAAATAAATAACGATATTAATCTTAAGTTTGAAAGAGCAAGTTTATTTCATGATAAACCTTCAGTTTTATTAGCTGATAAAACTTTTAACATTGAAATAACTTGTTTGAGTGAGAAAAGTGAATTAATAGTACAAGCAACTCATAATGAAAAAGAATTTGGTTATAAAGTTTGAAATAAAGATGACTTAGAAATTAGTATTTCAGGTCAAGATCAAGCTCTAGGTACTTGCACAAGAAAAGTAATTCAATTCTTTGATTATGAAAGTTTCCCAGAATCAAATATGGTTATGGGAGAAGTTATATGTAGTCCAGGTCAATGAGCAAGTTGACCTCCGCATAGACATTATCAACCAGAAATGTATCTTTTCAAATTTAATAAACCTGAAGGTTTTGGAGTAAGTTTTGTAGGTGATGATGCAATTAAAGTTATGAATAATGACGCAACTTGTATTCCAGGACAATTGTTACACCCAACAGTGTGTGCACCTGGTTACATAATGTGATATTGTTGAATGATACCTAACTTACCAAATAAACCATGAGTTGAAAGAAGTTTCGATGAAAGATATGAATGAACTTCAACTAATGATGTTGAAATTTCAAAAATGAGGTAG
- the iolD gene encoding 3D-(3,5/4)-trihydroxycyclohexane-1,2-dione acylhydrolase (decyclizing): MNKIKLSVGEAIVKFIDNQFLEIDGVKSKIVDGVFTIYGHGNVVGLGEALTNFKHNLKVMQGKNEQGMAHIAIGYAKQNLRRKVLAVTSSVGPGSANLVTAAGTATANRIPLLLFPGDTFANRQPDPVLQQIEFDNNNDNSTNDALRAVSKFWDRIYRPEQIMSSLINAFRVLTDPENTGTVTICLPQDVQGEVYDYPQDFFKERIHYLERPRPSYRALEDATELIKSAKKPLMIIGGGALYSEASEELKKFSSTFKIPFGLTQAGKGTIEHTHEFNLGGIGVTGTMCANIAAKQADLIIGIGTRYTDFTTGSKSLFNDNAKFININLNKKDVMKLDALSLKGDAKTTINYLTDQLEQFDYVSEWKDEISTLKSEWEKEVEVISSGKDILIKGLDSEKVVEEFKNVFDNYFHQTQLFKAIESEIKKMDDDAIVVGAAGSLPGDLQRLWNVNSVNTYSVEYGYSCMGYEIAAAIGVKMAEPNKEVYAFVGDGSFLMLHSEILTALQENVKINIILLDNSGYGCIDNLQTSKGINSNSTHFRKRKENNILDGELLNVNYSMIAQGYGCFSKPVNNFEELESAFREAREQEKVTLLEFKVLPKTMTEGYETWWRVGLTDNGKTNLIKSKKEEDKKVIERIKEY; encoded by the coding sequence ATGAATAAAATAAAACTTTCTGTAGGGGAAGCAATTGTAAAATTTATTGATAATCAATTTTTAGAAATTGATGGAGTCAAATCAAAAATAGTTGACGGAGTATTTACAATTTATGGACATGGTAATGTAGTTGGATTGGGTGAAGCTTTAACAAACTTCAAACACAATCTAAAAGTTATGCAAGGAAAAAATGAACAAGGTATGGCCCATATTGCTATAGGTTATGCAAAACAGAATTTAAGAAGAAAAGTTTTAGCAGTAACTTCATCAGTTGGTCCTGGTTCTGCAAATTTAGTAACAGCTGCAGGAACTGCAACTGCAAACAGAATACCTTTACTATTATTTCCTGGAGATACTTTTGCAAATAGACAACCAGATCCAGTACTTCAACAAATAGAATTTGACAACAATAACGATAACAGTACTAATGATGCGTTAAGAGCTGTTTCAAAATTTTGAGACAGAATTTATAGACCTGAACAAATTATGTCATCGCTCATAAATGCTTTTAGAGTTTTGACAGATCCCGAAAATACAGGTACAGTTACAATTTGTTTACCTCAAGATGTACAAGGAGAAGTTTATGATTATCCACAAGACTTCTTCAAAGAAAGAATACATTATTTAGAAAGACCAAGACCAAGTTACAGAGCATTAGAAGATGCTACAGAATTAATTAAAAGCGCTAAAAAACCATTAATGATAATTGGTGGGGGTGCTTTATATAGTGAAGCAAGTGAAGAATTAAAAAAATTTAGTTCTACTTTTAAAATTCCTTTCGGTTTAACACAAGCTGGAAAAGGAACAATAGAACATACACATGAATTTAATCTTGGAGGGATTGGAGTTACTGGAACTATGTGTGCAAACATAGCTGCTAAACAAGCCGATCTAATTATTGGTATTGGAACAAGATATACAGACTTTACAACAGGGTCAAAATCTTTATTTAATGATAATGCAAAATTCATAAACATAAATTTAAATAAAAAAGATGTAATGAAGTTAGATGCTCTTAGTTTAAAGGGTGATGCAAAAACTACAATTAATTATTTAACAGATCAATTAGAACAATTTGATTATGTTTCGGAATGAAAAGATGAAATATCTACTTTGAAAAGTGAATGAGAAAAAGAAGTCGAAGTTATTTCATCAGGAAAAGATATTTTAATTAAAGGTTTAGATAGTGAAAAAGTTGTAGAAGAATTTAAAAATGTATTTGATAATTACTTTCACCAAACACAATTGTTTAAAGCAATTGAAAGTGAAATTAAAAAAATGGATGATGATGCAATAGTTGTTGGTGCTGCTGGAAGTTTACCTGGAGATTTACAAAGATTATGAAATGTAAATAGTGTAAACACTTACTCAGTTGAATATGGATATTCATGTATGGGATATGAAATCGCAGCAGCCATTGGAGTAAAAATGGCCGAACCAAATAAAGAAGTTTATGCATTTGTTGGAGATGGAAGTTTCTTAATGTTACATTCTGAAATACTTACTGCACTACAAGAAAATGTAAAAATAAATATTATTTTATTAGATAACTCTGGATATGGTTGCATTGATAACCTTCAAACTTCAAAAGGAATTAATTCTAATTCAACACACTTTAGAAAAAGAAAAGAAAATAATATCTTAGACGGTGAATTGTTAAATGTAAATTATTCAATGATCGCACAAGGATATGGTTGTTTTTCAAAACCTGTTAATAATTTTGAAGAATTAGAATCAGCTTTTAGAGAAGCTAGAGAACAAGAAAAAGTAACTTTACTTGAGTTCAAAGTTTTACCAAAAACTATGACAGAAGGTTATGAAACTTGATGAAGAGTTGGATTAACTGACAATGGTAAAACCAATTTAATAAAAAGTAAAAAAGAAGAAGATAAAAAAGTAATAGAAAGAATAAAAGAATATTAA
- the iolG gene encoding inositol 2-dehydrogenase, with translation MKKMIAGVFGAGRIGKFHVENLLQYDNVEVKTICDVQLDHLIEWNKDKNIFLTKNEDDIFDDKEINAIFIFSSTDQHISQLIKATQNVDYIFMEKPISKSIDATLEAWEIVKSKSKTIQLGFNRRFDPNFKKVKEARVKETIGVPHVLKITSRDPEPPGIDYVKVSGGIFMDMAIHDFDMSRYIVGSDVEEVFVMGDALVNPKIKEAGDIDTAIIQLKFANNALGVIDISREAVYGYDQRLELFGSKGAIIADNKVETSTKLLTKDCSCVDNPLHFFIERYIDAYKNEYETFIEAFMNNDNVICSFEDGLKAELIAEACKKSYETKTVVKVRGI, from the coding sequence ATGAAAAAAATGATAGCAGGAGTATTTGGTGCTGGAAGAATTGGAAAATTTCACGTTGAAAATTTATTACAATATGATAACGTTGAAGTTAAAACAATTTGTGATGTTCAACTAGACCATTTAATAGAATGAAATAAAGATAAAAACATTTTTCTTACAAAAAACGAAGATGATATTTTTGATGATAAAGAAATAAATGCAATATTTATTTTCTCTTCAACAGATCAACATATTTCTCAGCTAATAAAAGCAACTCAAAATGTTGATTATATTTTTATGGAAAAACCAATCAGTAAATCTATTGATGCAACTTTAGAAGCTTGAGAAATTGTAAAAAGCAAATCTAAAACTATTCAACTTGGATTTAACAGAAGGTTTGATCCAAACTTTAAAAAAGTTAAAGAAGCAAGAGTAAAAGAAACAATAGGAGTACCTCACGTTCTAAAAATTACTTCACGTGATCCAGAGCCTCCAGGAATAGATTATGTTAAAGTTTCTGGTGGAATATTTATGGACATGGCAATACACGACTTTGATATGAGTAGATATATTGTAGGTTCTGATGTAGAAGAAGTATTTGTAATGGGAGATGCTCTGGTAAATCCAAAAATTAAAGAAGCTGGAGATATTGATACAGCCATTATTCAATTGAAATTTGCTAACAATGCATTGGGTGTAATTGATATTTCAAGAGAAGCTGTTTATGGATACGACCAAAGATTAGAATTATTTGGAAGTAAAGGAGCAATAATTGCAGATAACAAAGTTGAAACTTCAACTAAGTTACTTACAAAAGATTGCTCTTGTGTAGATAATCCACTTCACTTCTTTATTGAAAGATATATTGATGCTTACAAAAACGAATATGAAACATTCATTGAAGCATTTATGAACAACGATAATGTTATTTGTTCATTTGAAGATGGATTAAAAGCAGAATTAATTGCAGAAGCATGTAAAAAATCATATGAAACAAAAACAGTTGTAAAGGTTAGGGGAATTTAA